The proteins below come from a single Sphingomonas carotinifaciens genomic window:
- the fghA gene encoding S-formylglutathione hydrolase, which produces MTMETVSTNTAFGGTQGVYRHDSHATGTPMTFSVYVPPHDPGERLPVLWYLSGLTCTHANVTDKGEYRAPCAEHKVIFVAPDTSPRGQGVADDEAYDMGQGAGFYVDATQEPWTPHFRMRSYIEDELPALIAAEFPVADLARQAITGHSMGGHGALTLALRNPDRFRAVSAFAPIVAPSQVPWGQKALGGYLGSDRGSWRQHDAVALIEDGARLPEILVDQGDADQFLDEQLQPERLRAACAAAGIDLTLRMQPGYDHSYYFISTFMADHVAWAAARLHAKDPA; this is translated from the coding sequence ATGACGATGGAAACGGTTTCGACCAACACGGCGTTCGGCGGGACGCAGGGCGTGTACCGGCATGACAGCCATGCGACGGGCACGCCGATGACCTTTTCGGTCTATGTGCCGCCGCACGACCCCGGCGAGCGGCTGCCGGTGCTGTGGTATCTGTCGGGGCTGACCTGCACCCACGCCAACGTCACCGACAAGGGCGAGTATCGCGCGCCCTGCGCCGAGCACAAGGTGATCTTCGTGGCGCCCGACACGAGTCCGCGCGGGCAAGGCGTCGCGGACGACGAGGCCTATGACATGGGGCAGGGCGCCGGCTTCTATGTCGATGCGACGCAGGAGCCCTGGACGCCGCATTTCCGCATGCGAAGCTATATCGAGGACGAACTGCCCGCGCTGATCGCGGCGGAGTTCCCGGTGGCCGATCTGGCGCGACAGGCGATCACCGGTCATTCGATGGGCGGCCACGGCGCACTGACGCTGGCCTTGCGCAACCCCGATCGCTTCCGCGCGGTCAGCGCGTTCGCGCCGATCGTCGCGCCGTCGCAGGTGCCGTGGGGGCAAAAGGCGCTGGGCGGCTATCTGGGCAGCGACCGGGGTAGCTGGCGCCAGCATGATGCGGTGGCGCTGATCGAGGATGGCGCGCGACTGCCCGAGATATTGGTCGATCAGGGCGATGCGGACCAGTTTCTCGACGAGCAGCTCCAGCCCGAGCGGCTGCGCGCGGCCTGCGCGGCGGCAGGCATCGACCTGACACTCAGGATGCAGCCCGGCTACGACCACAGCTATTATTTCATCTCGACCTTCATGGCCGATCATGTCGCCTGGGCGGCGGCACGGCTTCACGCAAAGGACCCTGCATGA
- a CDS encoding dihydroneopterin aldolase has translation MTGTYTIIVEGLTVEMRLGIHPHEATPQPVRISVWMDLAYPQPLPHDRIEDVLDYDFVRDGVKALADGPGFALQETLCDAVAALCLHDTRVVRVRVRSMKTDIYPDAQVGCEVVRSRT, from the coding sequence ATGACCGGCACCTACACGATCATCGTCGAGGGGCTGACCGTCGAGATGCGGCTGGGCATCCATCCGCATGAGGCGACGCCGCAACCGGTGCGGATCTCGGTATGGATGGACCTCGCGTACCCCCAGCCGCTCCCGCACGACCGGATCGAGGATGTGCTGGATTATGATTTCGTCCGCGACGGCGTGAAGGCGCTGGCGGACGGCCCAGGCTTCGCCTTGCAGGAAACGCTGTGCGACGCGGTCGCCGCGCTGTGCCTGCACGACACCCGCGTCGTGCGGGTACGGGTGAGATCGATGAAGACCGACATCTATCCCGACGCGCAGGTGGGCTGTGAGGTGGTCAGGAGCCGCACATGA
- a CDS encoding recombinase family protein, whose product MLMKTPPRIALYGRHSTAMQSTTSSADQTASCMKLVDYLGGTVAATYLDPEQSGYRRDRPGLQKLLRDVEVGAIDMVVCEALDRLARDAEDVAFLGKKLMYHRVALHTVSEGHVDEIKFAVAGLLGAIFLKHLVDKTVRGMESAVLAGRFAGGRAYGYRRAIRLDAQGEIIRGLLEIDEQQATVVRRIFSEFAAGGSSIQIATRLNTDGIPGPRGGPWNASTIRGDQKKATGILNNPLYVGRLVWGRRQWRRNPDSEKRERRYRLRDRAEWVEVAVPGQRIISDALWESVRQQIECRRRVDVQVPVARQNRKKHLLSGLIRCSCCGSGYTISGKDYYRCAGQKERGTCSNRLSVRKGTLEAATLAIFQHHLLTEEHARLFADEFAREMVRLNQATSVQDHASQDRLAVVTREIDNLVANMLNGVASPTLVKLLADRESEKASLEAGLAQRSRTNLTVPVLPYPTLMRLFEEKVGKLRETLDDERIRGEAARILSTLIESVTIYPNEPGGPEAEVVAKVSDLLGWATNTDAAREGDVWCSIAVVAGTGFEPVTFRL is encoded by the coding sequence ATGCTGATGAAAACGCCGCCCCGCATCGCCTTATATGGACGCCATTCGACGGCGATGCAGAGCACCACATCGAGTGCGGACCAGACGGCGTCGTGCATGAAGCTGGTCGACTATCTCGGCGGCACCGTAGCTGCCACATACCTGGATCCGGAGCAGTCTGGCTATCGGCGCGATCGCCCCGGTTTGCAGAAGCTGCTGCGCGACGTCGAGGTGGGCGCCATCGATATGGTGGTGTGCGAGGCACTCGATCGACTGGCGCGAGACGCGGAGGATGTCGCGTTCTTGGGCAAGAAGCTCATGTACCACCGTGTCGCACTCCACACGGTGTCGGAAGGCCATGTCGATGAGATCAAGTTCGCCGTTGCCGGTCTTTTGGGTGCGATTTTTCTGAAGCACCTCGTCGACAAAACGGTCCGCGGCATGGAGTCGGCCGTGCTTGCGGGGCGCTTCGCTGGCGGACGGGCCTATGGCTACAGGCGTGCCATCCGGCTCGACGCCCAAGGCGAGATCATTCGTGGACTGCTCGAGATCGACGAGCAACAAGCCACTGTCGTCCGCCGCATCTTCAGCGAGTTTGCCGCTGGCGGCTCTTCCATTCAAATCGCCACGCGTCTTAATACCGACGGGATTCCCGGACCACGTGGTGGCCCATGGAACGCATCGACTATCCGTGGCGACCAGAAGAAGGCAACCGGCATCCTCAACAACCCGCTCTATGTCGGCCGGCTGGTGTGGGGGCGACGTCAATGGCGTCGCAATCCCGACAGCGAGAAGCGCGAGCGCCGCTACCGGCTGCGCGACCGTGCAGAATGGGTAGAGGTCGCCGTGCCCGGACAGCGCATCATTTCGGATGCGCTATGGGAGAGCGTCCGTCAGCAGATCGAGTGCCGTCGCCGTGTCGACGTCCAAGTGCCGGTTGCCCGCCAGAACCGCAAGAAGCACCTCCTTTCGGGGCTCATCCGCTGCAGCTGCTGCGGCTCTGGCTACACGATCTCAGGCAAGGACTATTACCGCTGCGCCGGGCAGAAGGAGCGCGGCACATGCTCGAACCGACTGTCGGTCCGCAAAGGCACGCTGGAAGCCGCGACGCTCGCCATATTCCAGCATCATCTGCTCACCGAGGAACACGCCCGGCTTTTTGCCGACGAGTTTGCGCGTGAGATGGTACGCCTGAACCAGGCAACGAGCGTCCAGGACCATGCGTCTCAGGATCGACTGGCGGTCGTCACGCGCGAAATCGACAATCTCGTGGCAAACATGCTTAACGGCGTTGCCAGCCCGACGTTGGTCAAGCTGCTAGCGGACCGTGAGAGCGAAAAGGCTTCGCTGGAGGCCGGACTGGCCCAGCGAAGCCGGACCAACCTGACAGTACCGGTTCTCCCATACCCGACGCTGATGCGGCTGTTTGAGGAAAAGGTCGGCAAGCTGCGCGAGACACTGGACGATGAACGCATCCGCGGCGAAGCCGCCAGGATCCTGTCGACGCTTATCGAGAGCGTGACGATCTATCCCAACGAACCCGGTGGTCCGGAAGCGGAAGTGGTGGCGAAGGTATCGGATTTGCTGGGCTGGGCGACAAACACCGACGCCGCCCGTGAGGGCGACGTGTGGTGTTCTATAGCGGTGGTTGCGGGGACAGGATTTGAACCTGTGACCTTCAGGTTATGA
- the folE gene encoding GTP cyclohydrolase I FolE: protein MTVVPGEPEDGDLVAADGKIAVPSHVTDAIRTLIEWAGDDPTREGLVDTPKRVARAWREYCAGYADDPAIHLARVFEEVGGYDEIVLLKDIPFQSHCEHHMAPIIGVAHIAYLPRNHVVGISKLARVLHGFARRLQVQERLTAEVADCIWDNLKPLGVAVVIEATHACMTARGVRTPGVAMVTSRMMGVFRDDDRSRKEVLALMGRPA, encoded by the coding sequence ATGACCGTCGTTCCCGGCGAGCCGGAGGATGGCGACCTCGTCGCCGCCGACGGCAAGATCGCCGTTCCCTCGCACGTCACCGACGCGATCCGCACGCTGATCGAATGGGCCGGTGACGATCCGACGCGCGAAGGGCTGGTCGATACGCCCAAGCGGGTGGCGCGGGCCTGGCGCGAATATTGCGCCGGCTATGCCGATGATCCCGCTATCCATCTGGCGCGCGTGTTCGAAGAGGTGGGCGGTTATGACGAGATCGTGCTGCTGAAGGACATTCCCTTCCAATCGCATTGCGAGCATCACATGGCGCCGATCATCGGCGTCGCGCACATCGCCTATCTGCCGCGCAACCATGTCGTGGGCATCTCCAAGCTGGCGCGGGTGCTGCACGGCTTTGCCCGGCGCCTGCAGGTGCAGGAGCGGCTGACCGCCGAGGTGGCGGACTGTATCTGGGACAACCTCAAGCCACTTGGCGTCGCGGTCGTTATCGAGGCGACGCATGCCTGCATGACCGCGCGCGGAGTGCGCACGCCCGGCGTCGCGATGGTGACCAGCCGGATGATGGGCGTGTTCCGCGACGACGATCGCAGCCGCAAGGAGGTGCTGGCGCTGATGGGGCGGCCTGCATGA
- a CDS encoding MobA/MobL family protein — MLVPVPSDLVHASAALRRFRARLEEEELTGTIRFGRAVRPEESSGRTRTLVRDRWREPIDLRIPAPLDGRPRSATGATSYHFAGTWLSKDARSAMPDRRAAAGKRGASGSAPDPAVRFERYVSDEPRRDDRAAAFDRYLEAPKVPEQERGASVHGPSRAVLVRSNISDVAREREAFWQQAWAAERSPGMQRVELFHQRGTVDDWQAIASNPTMPEAVASVASQIVAERLAAAMQVQEERKRRPRQRSVIKLEDEASIEWAIALGERYGATRRDRLIHYPRLRGGRTQAQFAAELPAECDAADAAAIVAGLAGDLDVIGVRYTIVVHAPDASNDCRNLHLHMIWYPGRCTQEQDGRWRFGPAHGQPAKLRPGEIALLLGAVSAEERARLHHLQAAKADMKTLRARHAVHVNARLATRGRQRRYDPRTYLEMGIDKTPEKHLGTAAARLVAAGVHVAVDRENAFSSWSASHRRREREQSTRAYEHGNLIQRIQASLDHDSLPSSGSDAVLLRLRDRCRALSDEVLDGRAALDRIDLERAEAESAARRLLAGTAQIIAAIETGQARRDDLRNERFVRARHQMAARHLSEIAEALEPWTDEVERYRQRVIRAEHDLHDAQAQAIDEIAKRRAGAVWRAGSVLPLARYPDPLSGPRHLDALLDYMSSSAQEEAARSGWPLVHLVQQGGKTVVTGAGPLDMAVLRDPRHAARVDAALASMAAHQQRSVQRPIAYMGRYGIAALIEARRPGEGREIVAVANSYRRFRDHPTFVAALRAHEARLAASERNAAKRAAITMQSGGAGADRPSHRTSRVGAVQDSPVSEVANVAAPATVASGRIKVPSLLSATPVAATVLSTAPPPESSIAPVKPMSPGDDDRQTAGAPLHGDRPTEWLPVAAQVPNPPGEGKQAVGPASSTTALQQSRPVAVAESVRSLAGARANSATEQTDADAAAQPVDTGAPRPNLVPEAPVSGATAILGAPLDNPILPDHVVQHSLKPFSRSSLLALAARIRSKDESGPTSLTAVGLLAAAGALRGVPALSSARSRNAILRADHALGAGRHGNADTSRRGHDRTTAGGVTGEVIIDATESQPPHPSVADIQSVSADLCALSFLPLRRVIIDDETGRGRCFVLVVDQAVPDDVEVLRRAAMLDAEQLQRLYAERWMTMREQLRTTLTTGRSKALPQAVLKGLGTGDPHIAKILTAAGWDARLFAALRAAGSDPDIRRVIADSVGYWRKQARERLSPSRKARPDDPGRIEARRRAAEEQGDVGSLEALAALSKHSSKGR; from the coding sequence ATGCTCGTGCCTGTCCCGTCCGACCTCGTGCATGCCAGCGCAGCGCTTCGGCGCTTCCGGGCGCGGCTGGAGGAAGAGGAGCTGACGGGTACGATCCGGTTCGGTCGCGCGGTCCGACCGGAGGAGAGCTCGGGCCGAACACGCACACTCGTACGAGATCGCTGGCGCGAGCCGATCGACTTGCGGATACCCGCGCCGCTGGACGGCCGGCCGCGCAGTGCCACGGGGGCCACCAGCTACCATTTCGCGGGCACCTGGCTGAGCAAAGACGCGCGTTCCGCGATGCCGGACCGCCGCGCTGCGGCGGGTAAACGGGGTGCGTCAGGTAGCGCGCCCGATCCGGCTGTCAGGTTCGAGCGTTACGTCAGCGACGAACCGCGGCGCGACGACCGAGCGGCAGCGTTCGACCGCTATCTGGAGGCACCCAAGGTGCCGGAGCAAGAGCGCGGTGCCAGCGTGCATGGGCCTTCTCGCGCGGTGCTGGTGAGGTCGAATATCAGCGACGTTGCCCGCGAGCGCGAAGCGTTCTGGCAGCAAGCCTGGGCGGCGGAGAGATCACCGGGCATGCAGCGGGTCGAGCTCTTCCACCAGCGCGGTACCGTCGACGACTGGCAGGCAATCGCCTCCAATCCGACCATGCCGGAAGCGGTGGCAAGCGTCGCCAGCCAGATCGTCGCAGAGCGCCTTGCTGCCGCCATGCAAGTGCAGGAGGAGCGGAAGCGAAGGCCTCGCCAGCGCAGTGTCATCAAGCTGGAAGACGAGGCGTCGATAGAATGGGCGATTGCCCTCGGGGAGCGGTACGGCGCCACCCGACGCGATCGCCTGATCCACTATCCTCGGCTTCGGGGTGGACGCACACAGGCGCAGTTCGCCGCCGAGTTGCCGGCCGAGTGTGACGCCGCGGACGCTGCGGCGATCGTTGCGGGGCTGGCGGGGGATCTGGACGTGATTGGGGTACGCTACACCATCGTGGTGCACGCGCCGGATGCGAGCAACGATTGCCGAAATTTGCACCTTCACATGATCTGGTATCCAGGCCGCTGTACGCAAGAACAGGACGGTCGGTGGCGGTTTGGTCCGGCGCACGGCCAGCCCGCCAAGCTCCGTCCCGGTGAGATCGCGCTCCTGCTGGGCGCCGTCAGTGCCGAAGAGCGCGCCCGGCTGCACCATCTGCAGGCCGCAAAGGCCGACATGAAGACGCTGCGCGCGCGCCACGCCGTGCATGTCAATGCGCGGCTTGCGACGCGCGGCCGCCAGCGCCGCTACGATCCCCGGACGTACCTGGAGATGGGGATCGACAAGACACCGGAGAAGCATCTCGGAACGGCTGCCGCACGGCTGGTGGCTGCGGGCGTGCACGTCGCTGTCGATCGGGAGAATGCGTTCTCGTCGTGGAGCGCCTCACACCGAAGGCGCGAACGCGAGCAATCGACGCGCGCGTACGAGCATGGCAACCTCATCCAGCGAATTCAGGCAAGTCTCGACCATGACAGCTTGCCGAGCAGCGGCAGCGACGCTGTGTTGCTGCGGCTACGAGATCGCTGCCGTGCCTTGTCGGATGAGGTGTTGGATGGGCGTGCGGCGCTCGATCGGATCGACCTCGAACGCGCAGAAGCGGAGTCGGCGGCGCGGCGCCTCCTGGCTGGAACCGCGCAGATCATCGCGGCCATCGAAACGGGCCAGGCGCGCCGAGACGATCTGCGCAACGAGCGCTTCGTTCGCGCACGCCACCAGATGGCCGCTCGGCACCTTTCCGAAATCGCCGAAGCGCTCGAACCCTGGACGGATGAGGTCGAGAGATATCGTCAGCGAGTCATTCGGGCCGAGCATGACCTCCACGATGCCCAAGCCCAGGCGATCGACGAGATCGCGAAGCGACGGGCCGGGGCCGTCTGGCGCGCTGGCTCTGTCCTGCCGCTCGCCCGCTATCCCGACCCTCTGTCAGGCCCCCGCCACTTGGACGCGCTGCTCGATTATATGTCGTCCAGTGCACAGGAGGAAGCGGCGCGGTCCGGCTGGCCGCTTGTTCATCTTGTTCAGCAGGGTGGCAAGACAGTGGTCACGGGCGCCGGCCCGCTCGATATGGCGGTGCTACGCGATCCGCGGCACGCGGCTCGCGTCGATGCAGCGCTGGCGAGCATGGCGGCGCATCAGCAGCGAAGCGTACAGCGGCCGATCGCGTACATGGGGCGGTACGGTATCGCGGCTTTGATAGAAGCACGTCGGCCTGGCGAGGGCCGGGAGATCGTTGCGGTCGCAAATTCGTACCGGCGCTTTCGCGATCACCCGACGTTCGTGGCAGCACTACGCGCGCACGAGGCTAGGCTTGCCGCAAGCGAACGGAACGCCGCGAAGCGCGCCGCGATCACCATGCAAAGCGGCGGAGCGGGCGCTGATCGACCAAGCCATCGGACCAGTCGGGTTGGTGCCGTACAGGACTCGCCAGTATCCGAGGTCGCCAACGTGGCCGCACCAGCGACGGTTGCTTCGGGTCGCATCAAGGTGCCCTCGCTCCTCAGCGCTACCCCTGTGGCAGCTACGGTCCTCTCGACAGCACCTCCGCCCGAAAGCAGCATTGCACCGGTAAAGCCAATGAGTCCAGGCGACGATGATCGTCAGACCGCCGGCGCGCCCCTGCACGGCGACCGGCCAACCGAGTGGTTGCCCGTCGCCGCGCAAGTCCCCAATCCGCCAGGCGAAGGCAAGCAGGCGGTCGGGCCTGCTTCATCCACTACGGCCTTGCAGCAGTCTCGTCCTGTTGCCGTTGCCGAATCGGTCCGTTCGCTTGCCGGCGCACGCGCCAACTCTGCGACCGAGCAGACGGACGCTGACGCGGCAGCGCAGCCGGTGGATACAGGGGCGCCTCGGCCAAACCTGGTGCCGGAGGCACCGGTATCCGGCGCTACCGCCATCCTTGGGGCACCACTGGACAACCCAATCTTGCCGGATCATGTGGTGCAGCACTCGCTCAAGCCTTTCAGCCGGTCCTCGCTGTTGGCTCTGGCGGCCCGGATCAGGAGCAAGGATGAAAGTGGACCGACGTCGCTGACAGCGGTCGGGTTACTGGCGGCCGCAGGCGCGCTGCGTGGTGTGCCCGCACTGAGCAGCGCACGGTCCCGCAATGCGATCTTGCGTGCCGATCATGCATTGGGAGCGGGCAGGCATGGCAACGCCGATACAAGTCGGCGTGGTCATGATCGAACGACGGCTGGTGGCGTGACGGGTGAGGTCATCATCGACGCGACGGAAAGCCAACCCCCGCATCCCTCAGTCGCCGACATTCAGTCGGTCAGTGCCGATCTGTGCGCGTTGTCGTTCCTGCCACTGCGCCGCGTCATCATTGATGATGAGACGGGACGGGGTCGTTGCTTCGTTCTCGTGGTCGACCAGGCAGTACCTGACGATGTTGAAGTGCTGAGGCGAGCGGCAATGCTGGATGCCGAACAACTCCAGCGCCTCTATGCCGAGCGATGGATGACGATGCGCGAGCAATTGCGCACGACGTTGACCACCGGCCGCAGTAAGGCCTTGCCACAAGCCGTGCTGAAAGGGCTCGGCACGGGTGATCCGCACATCGCAAAGATCCTGACGGCCGCAGGATGGGACGCGCGCCTGTTCGCGGCCTTGCGCGCTGCCGGTAGCGATCCCGACATCCGCCGGGTCATCGCCGACAGCGTAGGATATTGGCGTAAGCAGGCGCGGGAGCGATTGTCGCCCAGCCGGAAAGCCCGGCCCGATGACCCAGGCCGCATCGAGGCGCGGCGCCGGGCGGCCGAGGAACAGGGCGACGTCGGGTCGCTTGAGGCTCTGGCGGCACTGTCGAAACATTCTTCCAAGGGTCGCTGA
- the purU gene encoding formyltetrahydrofolate deformylase yields MSGEAPFVLTLQCQDRTGIVAAVAGALAGIDGFILDSQQYADLETGRFFMRVVFGRGGERFPAAREPVAAALGPVAERFGFDWEVASPGDRPRVLVAVSKGSHCLNDLLHRWRTNTLPVEIVGVLSNHDALRPLVEWHGLPWHHLPVGADNRDAQEGAIIDLMAASGADYLVLARYMQVLGPRLVAALEGRCINIHHSFLPGFKGAQPYHRAHARGVKLIGATAHFVTADLDEGPIIEQAVERVDHRASIDDLIRIGRDIEAQVLARAVAWVGERRVFLNGNRTVIFR; encoded by the coding sequence ATGAGCGGGGAGGCGCCCTTCGTCCTGACACTGCAATGCCAGGACCGGACCGGCATCGTCGCGGCGGTGGCGGGCGCGCTGGCAGGGATCGACGGCTTCATCCTGGACAGCCAGCAATATGCCGATCTGGAGACGGGGCGCTTCTTCATGCGCGTCGTCTTCGGGCGCGGCGGCGAGCGCTTTCCGGCGGCGCGGGAGCCGGTGGCGGCGGCGCTGGGGCCGGTCGCCGAACGCTTCGGCTTCGACTGGGAGGTGGCGAGCCCAGGGGATCGGCCGCGCGTGCTGGTCGCGGTATCGAAGGGGTCGCACTGCCTGAACGACCTGCTGCACCGCTGGCGGACGAACACGCTGCCGGTCGAGATCGTCGGGGTGCTGTCCAACCATGATGCGTTGCGCCCGCTGGTGGAATGGCATGGGCTGCCCTGGCATCACCTGCCCGTCGGCGCGGACAATCGCGACGCGCAGGAGGGCGCGATCATCGACCTGATGGCGGCATCGGGCGCGGATTACCTGGTGCTGGCGCGCTACATGCAGGTGCTGGGCCCGCGGCTGGTGGCGGCGCTGGAGGGGCGGTGCATCAACATCCATCACAGCTTCCTGCCCGGCTTCAAGGGGGCACAGCCCTATCACCGGGCGCATGCGCGCGGGGTAAAGCTGATCGGCGCGACCGCGCATTTCGTCACCGCCGACCTGGACGAGGGGCCGATCATCGAACAGGCGGTGGAGCGGGTGGATCACCGCGCCAGCATCGACGATCTGATCCGCATCGGCCGCGACATCGAGGCGCAGGTGCTGGCGCGCGCGGTCGCCTGGGTGGGCGAGCGGCGGGTCTTTCTCAACGGCAACCGGACGGTGATATTCCGATGA
- a CDS encoding SDR family oxidoreductase, protein MIRTVLVTGAAKRLGAAIARRLAADGHRLVLHYNGSGEAAQALARDLDAVCVQGDLSDLDAIDALFLRARIAAGRPIDGLVNSASAFTFDRPPVIDPALMTRLTAIGAGAPAMLAAALARQDDVTDGAVVNLLDQKVANLNPDFFSYSCGKIALAGATVMLAQALGPRIAVNAVSPGLTLPSGDQSAEEFATAASKNLLRRPVGAEAVAGAVAFLLTARAVQGQNLFVDCGQRFLARDRDVMFEGRA, encoded by the coding sequence ATGATCCGCACCGTGCTGGTGACCGGCGCGGCAAAGCGACTGGGCGCGGCGATCGCCCGGCGGCTGGCGGCGGACGGGCACCGGCTGGTGTTGCATTACAACGGTTCGGGTGAGGCGGCGCAGGCGCTGGCGAGAGACCTGGACGCGGTATGCGTACAAGGGGACCTGAGCGATCTCGATGCGATCGACGCTCTGTTCCTGCGTGCCCGGATCGCGGCGGGACGGCCGATCGACGGACTAGTGAACAGCGCCTCCGCCTTCACATTCGACCGGCCGCCGGTGATCGATCCCGCATTGATGACGCGCCTGACCGCGATCGGCGCCGGTGCGCCTGCGATGCTGGCGGCGGCGCTGGCGCGGCAGGACGATGTCACGGACGGTGCCGTGGTCAATCTGCTCGACCAGAAGGTCGCAAACCTCAATCCGGATTTCTTCTCCTATAGCTGCGGAAAGATCGCCCTGGCCGGCGCCACCGTCATGCTGGCACAGGCCCTGGGGCCGCGGATCGCGGTGAACGCCGTGTCTCCGGGCCTGACGCTGCCGAGCGGCGACCAGAGTGCGGAGGAGTTTGCCACGGCCGCATCGAAAAACCTGCTGCGTCGCCCCGTCGGCGCAGAGGCGGTGGCCGGCGCAGTCGCCTTTCTGCTGACGGCGAGGGCGGTGCAGGGCCAGAACCTGTTCGTCGACTGCGGCCAGCGCTTCCTGGCGCGCGACCGCGATGTGATGTTCGAGGGGCGGGCATGA